In a single window of the Desulfovibrio sp. ZJ209 genome:
- the ligA gene encoding NAD-dependent DNA ligase LigA, with translation MTDDTRPPANEPRQPEKGDAAPPEPVLRRARFLASELARHNHLYHTLDAPEISDDAYDALYNELAELERRWPGITGADSPTAKVGGKLLDGLAKERHRQRMYGLDNVFSAEEWRDFAERMRRAWDEALNGPLPLDFWCDPKLDGLAVELVYENGRLVRALTRGDGETGEVVTEAVRTMASVPQALAGEGVAPALLEVRGEAVMFREDFDRLNARQEALGLKTFANPRNVAAGSLRQLDLSVTESRPLRFLAYSLGSTEWGACAPCRTQSELMARLTAWGFLTPPDGRLCAGLEQVVDYAEWVRAHRTDFPMEIDGAVAKLDLLEGQRVLGFTARAPRFAVAFKFPAIQAETKLLAIEIQVGRTGALTPVAILEPVAVGGVMVSRATLHNEDEIHARDVRVGDTVIVQRAGDVIPEVVGSVPAKRPPGTEPFHFPHKCPACGQPVHREPDEAAWRCDNLACPARRLRAITHFVSKAGLDIQGVGQKWVEQLVQAGRVQSPADLFTLNEAALLGFDRMGETLARKFLAALDTARTTASLARLICALGIRHVGEQTARMLATRFRDLDELAAASTDTLLELPDVGPEVAASIRYFFETPANRIVIERLRELGLWPVSAGAALAEPAAKKETPLSGKTILFTGTIFLPRGRAQALAEAAGAIPVSSVSKKLDYLVAGEKPGSKLAKAESLGITVLDGEAFRRLLAESGIKIPEEELKE, from the coding sequence ATGACGGACGACACCCGGCCCCCCGCTAACGAACCCCGGCAGCCCGAAAAGGGGGACGCCGCCCCGCCGGAACCCGTGCTCCGGCGCGCGCGCTTTCTCGCCTCCGAGCTCGCGCGCCACAACCATCTGTACCATACGCTGGACGCGCCGGAAATCAGCGACGACGCCTATGACGCGCTCTATAACGAGCTCGCGGAGCTGGAGCGTCGCTGGCCCGGGATTACCGGCGCAGATTCGCCCACGGCCAAGGTGGGCGGCAAGTTGCTGGACGGCCTTGCCAAGGAGCGCCACCGCCAGCGCATGTACGGGCTCGACAATGTGTTTTCCGCCGAGGAATGGCGCGACTTCGCCGAGCGCATGCGCCGCGCCTGGGACGAGGCCCTCAACGGCCCGCTGCCGCTGGACTTCTGGTGCGACCCCAAGCTCGATGGCCTCGCCGTGGAGCTCGTCTATGAAAACGGGCGCCTCGTGCGCGCCCTGACCCGGGGCGACGGCGAGACGGGCGAGGTCGTCACCGAGGCAGTACGTACCATGGCGAGCGTGCCGCAGGCGCTGGCCGGGGAGGGCGTGGCACCAGCGCTTCTGGAAGTGCGGGGCGAGGCCGTCATGTTCCGCGAGGATTTTGACCGGCTCAACGCAAGGCAGGAAGCGCTCGGCCTCAAGACCTTCGCCAACCCGCGCAACGTCGCAGCGGGCAGCCTGCGGCAGCTCGATCTTTCCGTCACCGAATCCCGGCCCCTGCGCTTTCTCGCCTACAGCTTGGGCTCGACGGAGTGGGGCGCGTGTGCCCCCTGCCGCACGCAGAGCGAGCTCATGGCCCGGCTCACGGCCTGGGGTTTCCTCACGCCGCCCGACGGGCGCCTTTGCGCCGGCCTCGAACAGGTGGTGGACTATGCGGAATGGGTGCGCGCCCATCGCACGGACTTCCCCATGGAGATCGACGGCGCCGTGGCCAAGCTCGACCTTTTGGAGGGCCAGCGGGTGCTCGGCTTCACGGCCCGGGCGCCGCGCTTTGCCGTGGCCTTCAAGTTCCCGGCCATCCAGGCCGAGACCAAGTTGCTCGCCATCGAGATTCAGGTGGGCAGGACGGGCGCGCTCACCCCTGTGGCCATATTGGAGCCCGTAGCCGTGGGCGGGGTGATGGTTTCCCGCGCGACCCTGCACAATGAGGACGAGATCCATGCCCGTGACGTGCGCGTGGGGGACACGGTCATCGTGCAGCGCGCCGGCGATGTCATCCCGGAAGTTGTGGGCTCTGTGCCCGCCAAGCGGCCGCCCGGCACGGAGCCCTTCCATTTTCCGCACAAGTGCCCTGCCTGCGGGCAGCCCGTGCACCGCGAGCCCGACGAGGCGGCGTGGCGCTGTGACAACCTCGCCTGCCCGGCCAGGCGCCTGCGCGCCATCACGCACTTTGTCTCCAAGGCAGGGCTTGACATCCAGGGCGTGGGCCAAAAGTGGGTGGAACAACTGGTACAGGCCGGGCGGGTGCAGTCCCCGGCGGATCTCTTCACCCTGAACGAGGCCGCCCTCCTCGGGTTTGACCGCATGGGCGAGACCCTTGCGCGAAAATTCCTCGCCGCGCTGGACACGGCGCGGACAACGGCCAGTCTTGCGCGCCTCATTTGCGCGCTTGGCATCCGCCATGTGGGCGAGCAGACCGCGCGCATGCTTGCAACGCGCTTCCGCGATTTGGACGAACTTGCGGCCGCTTCCACCGACACCCTCCTGGAGCTCCCCGATGTGGGGCCGGAAGTGGCGGCGTCCATCAGGTATTTTTTTGAGACCCCGGCCAACCGCATCGTGATCGAGCGCCTGCGCGAGCTCGGCCTGTGGCCGGTGTCGGCCGGGGCTGCCCTCGCTGAGCCAGCCGCGAAAAAGGAAACGCCACTTTCCGGCAAGACCATCCTGTTCACCGGCACCATCTTCCTGCCGCGGGGCCGCGCGCAGGCGCTGGCCGAGGCCGCCGGCGCCATCCCCGTAAGCTCGGTGAGCAAAAAGCTCGACTATCTCGTTGCCGGCGAAAAGCCGGGCAGCAAGCTCGCCAAGGCCGAGTCCCTCGGCATCACCGTGCTCGACGGCGAGGCTTTTCGGCGGCTTTTGGCCGAATCAGGGATAAAAATTCCCGAGGAAGAACTTAAAGAATAA
- the dapB gene encoding 4-hydroxy-tetrahydrodipicolinate reductase, with protein MQEKTCIIIVGAAGRMGRTIRRLAEDAGDFVIAGLVDREESLAGLEAGGVPVSASLEALGAQAAEAVAIDFTAPDASMATAAMAAVLGVPLVIGTTGFSGAQKAQLRELAQKTPLFWSANMSVGINVLMRLLPELARALGPAYDMEMVEIHHGRKKDAPSGTALALGEKLAEARGWELPEVRCSARDGIIGARPQKEIGIQAMRGGDVVGVHTVYFLGPGERIEVTHEAHSRENFAGGALRAARWLSGRKPGRLYSMEDTFDLQGDGQR; from the coding sequence ATGCAGGAAAAGACGTGCATCATCATTGTGGGGGCTGCCGGCCGCATGGGCAGGACCATCCGCCGCCTTGCGGAGGATGCAGGGGATTTCGTCATCGCGGGCCTTGTGGACCGGGAGGAAAGCCTCGCCGGCCTTGAGGCGGGCGGCGTGCCCGTGAGCGCAAGCCTCGAGGCTCTTGGCGCGCAGGCTGCCGAGGCCGTTGCCATCGACTTCACCGCGCCGGACGCGAGCATGGCGACGGCGGCCATGGCGGCCGTTCTCGGCGTGCCGCTCGTCATCGGCACCACCGGCTTCAGCGGGGCGCAAAAGGCGCAGTTGCGGGAGCTCGCCCAAAAAACGCCGCTCTTCTGGTCGGCCAACATGAGCGTGGGCATCAATGTGCTCATGCGGCTTTTGCCCGAGCTCGCGCGCGCCCTCGGGCCGGCCTATGACATGGAAATGGTGGAGATCCACCATGGGCGCAAGAAGGACGCCCCCAGCGGCACGGCCCTGGCGCTCGGCGAAAAGCTTGCGGAGGCCCGCGGCTGGGAGCTCCCTGAGGTGCGCTGCTCCGCCCGTGACGGCATCATCGGCGCGCGCCCGCAAAAGGAGATCGGCATCCAGGCCATGCGCGGCGGGGATGTGGTGGGCGTCCACACCGTGTATTTTCTCGGGCCCGGCGAGCGCATCGAGGTAACGCATGAGGCCCACTCCCGCGAGAATTTCGCCGGCGGCGCCCTGCGCGCGGCCCGCTGGCTCTCGGGCCGCAAGCCGGGCAGGCTCTACTCCATGGAAGACACCTTTGACCTGCAGGGCGATGGGCAGCGCTAA
- a CDS encoding uracil-DNA glycosylase family protein, with translation MGSAKPRAGAGPTFGEQVLAFNAGLSFDAPLPPGIEVMNPFQGSPCALAASAAFYRKYYADHRERHIILGINPGRFGAGLTGVPFTDPKRLASACGIHIAACAPAHEPSSVFVYEVIDAMGGPEAFYRDWYINSICPLGFVRVDARGRKKNYNYYDDRRLEEAATPFMVECLRRQLAFGIRRDVCYCLGTGKNAAFIERLNAEHGFFGRVVPLEHPRYVMQYKSKELGAYVRKYVTLLGEAAGAAPVP, from the coding sequence ATGGGCAGCGCTAAGCCCCGCGCCGGTGCCGGCCCCACCTTCGGGGAACAGGTGCTGGCCTTCAACGCGGGGCTTTCTTTCGACGCGCCGCTGCCCCCGGGCATCGAGGTGATGAACCCGTTTCAGGGCAGCCCCTGCGCGCTTGCAGCCTCGGCGGCATTTTACCGCAAGTATTATGCCGACCACCGGGAGCGGCACATCATCCTCGGCATCAATCCCGGCCGCTTCGGCGCGGGCCTCACGGGCGTGCCCTTCACCGACCCCAAGCGGCTTGCCAGCGCGTGTGGCATCCATATCGCCGCCTGCGCGCCGGCGCACGAGCCGTCAAGCGTGTTCGTTTATGAAGTCATCGACGCCATGGGCGGCCCGGAGGCTTTTTACCGCGACTGGTATATCAACTCCATCTGTCCCCTGGGCTTCGTGCGCGTGGACGCCAGGGGCCGGAAGAAGAATTACAACTATTACGATGACCGGCGCCTTGAAGAGGCCGCCACGCCCTTCATGGTGGAATGCCTGCGGCGCCAGCTCGCCTTCGGCATCCGCAGGGATGTGTGCTATTGCCTCGGCACGGGCAAGAACGCGGCCTTCATCGAGCGCCTGAACGCGGAGCACGGCTTCTTCGGGCGCGTGGTTCCGCTGGAGCACCCCCGTTACGTCATGCAGTACAAGAGCAAGGAACTCGGCGCCTATGTGCGCAAATATGTCACCCTGCTGGGCGAAGCCGCCGGAGCGGCCCCGGTGCCCTGA
- a CDS encoding NADPH-dependent FMN reductase, whose product MDELVFLGICGSLRRASRNMGLLRKAQELMPAGSRLEVADIHDLPFYNEDIAKPESVRRLVDEAEKADGFLFASPEYNYSLAPALKNALDWLSREPGLKPFAGKPAAIVGAGGGMGTCRSQAHLRQVCVYLDLHLINKPEFFSNAFSPAFDAAGNLVDAELTKRLGELLQALVDWARVLKKGRA is encoded by the coding sequence ATGGATGAACTGGTCTTTCTTGGCATTTGCGGCAGCCTCAGGCGCGCCTCGCGCAACATGGGGCTCTTGCGCAAGGCGCAGGAGCTGATGCCCGCTGGCAGCCGGCTCGAGGTCGCGGATATTCACGACCTGCCGTTCTACAACGAGGACATCGCCAAGCCCGAGAGCGTGCGGCGCCTTGTGGACGAGGCCGAAAAGGCCGACGGCTTTCTCTTCGCCTCGCCCGAGTACAACTATTCGCTCGCGCCGGCCCTCAAGAACGCGCTGGACTGGCTCTCGCGCGAGCCGGGCCTCAAGCCTTTCGCCGGCAAGCCGGCCGCCATCGTGGGCGCCGGCGGCGGCATGGGCACCTGCCGCAGCCAGGCGCACCTGCGCCAGGTCTGCGTCTATCTTGACCTGCACCTCATCAACAAGCCGGAATTCTTTTCCAACGCGTTCTCGCCGGCCTTTGACGCCGCCGGGAACCTTGTGGACGCGGAACTCACGAAAAGGCTGGGGGAACTCCTCCAGGCGCTGGTGGACTGGGCCCGGGTGCTGAAAAAGGGGCGCGCATAG
- a CDS encoding TerB N-terminal domain-containing protein: MEEARYPSVILDDTEYEDEAILPQRRKEAAALPPLLASARALAEGDFPASRQEIFLRQGRLLADYADDYRYTGDPVRYYPTYQSLTDEELRGYFSWRPKVRARQVEYAPLTFIFLYIYELINCIGVESAEEAYEQLLFLKRSYSTFGWAVSAYLDRWIPDFVVYYDLAPALLADSTEKVYNRCIHVLENMDQEPRESVLDAVKQIAPKWLGRSRFYAAHFEDMDEVIYTVLKGMAAHYAAGCKRSLVDQLFGARLPGHMHIFSQAIFCNPLGRKNYQYTVDGMCVYSCENGIWTSKWRPVTSRSGRKLEAVLKTIDQMMREEYAFGHPIKGDISHRWILKLITETTQALLAKKAEAEKNRIRIDFSLLNKIRSDADIIREKLVTEDDVEPDAPAMAPPPEAATPPAAAPAGLPQLSGPEARFLACQLQGGDTGWLRVEGLMPSVLADAINEKLYDLFGDTVLDADGRPVADYVDELKEMLSI, from the coding sequence ATGGAAGAAGCCCGCTATCCCTCAGTCATCCTCGATGACACCGAGTATGAAGACGAGGCCATCCTCCCGCAGCGCCGCAAGGAGGCCGCGGCGCTGCCCCCCCTGCTCGCCAGCGCGCGGGCTCTGGCGGAAGGGGATTTCCCGGCATCGCGGCAGGAGATCTTCCTCAGGCAGGGGCGCCTGCTCGCCGACTATGCGGACGATTACCGCTACACGGGCGACCCTGTCCGCTACTATCCCACCTACCAGTCGCTCACGGATGAAGAGCTGCGCGGCTATTTCAGCTGGCGCCCGAAGGTGCGCGCGAGGCAGGTGGAATACGCGCCACTGACCTTCATTTTTCTCTACATTTATGAACTCATCAACTGCATCGGCGTTGAAAGCGCGGAAGAAGCCTATGAGCAGCTTCTCTTCCTGAAGCGCAGCTATTCCACCTTCGGCTGGGCCGTCAGCGCCTATCTTGACAGGTGGATCCCGGATTTTGTCGTTTACTATGATCTTGCCCCCGCGCTGCTCGCGGACTCTACGGAAAAAGTGTATAATCGGTGCATCCATGTCCTGGAGAACATGGATCAGGAGCCGCGCGAGAGCGTACTCGACGCGGTAAAGCAGATCGCGCCCAAATGGCTCGGCCGCTCCCGCTTTTACGCCGCGCATTTTGAAGACATGGACGAGGTGATATATACGGTCTTGAAAGGCATGGCCGCGCATTATGCGGCAGGCTGCAAGCGCAGCCTTGTTGACCAGCTTTTCGGCGCGCGGCTGCCCGGGCATATGCACATCTTCAGCCAGGCCATCTTTTGCAATCCCCTCGGTCGGAAAAATTACCAATATACCGTTGACGGGATGTGCGTCTACAGTTGCGAGAATGGCATCTGGACCTCGAAGTGGCGCCCTGTCACCTCCCGTTCGGGCCGCAAGCTGGAGGCCGTGCTCAAGACCATCGACCAGATGATGCGCGAGGAATACGCCTTCGGCCATCCCATCAAGGGCGATATTTCCCACCGCTGGATACTCAAGCTCATCACCGAGACCACGCAGGCCCTGCTTGCCAAAAAGGCGGAGGCGGAAAAGAATCGCATCCGCATAGATTTCAGCCTGTTGAACAAGATCCGCTCGGATGCGGACATCATCCGCGAAAAACTGGTCACAGAGGATGATGTGGAGCCGGACGCGCCCGCCATGGCTCCGCCGCCGGAAGCCGCAACCCCGCCGGCGGCAGCGCCCGCGGGCCTTCCCCAGCTTAGCGGGCCCGAGGCGCGCTTCCTCGCCTGCCAGCTTCAGGGGGGCGATACCGGCTGGCTCAGGGTGGAGGGGCTGATGCCCTCGGTGCTCGCAGACGCCATCAATGAAAAGCTCTATGACCTTTTTGGCGACACGGTCCTGGACGCGGATGGGCGCCCCGTGGCCGACTATGTGGATGAGCTGAAGGAGATGCTGTCTATATGA
- a CDS encoding ATP-binding protein: protein MTIPRRIAQTLVNSLKGGVVPRVGLPYVTVGRKEEIEALLRDVDIIAEGGAAFRFICGKYGSGKSFLLQTIRNHVLAKNFVVLDADLSPERRLQGTRGQGLATYKELIANMSTKTRPEGGALSLVLDRWINNVQQEAAMEAGLSVTDPGVGPLVEKKIASIMASLNEMVHGFDFARLLTLYYQAHISGDEVTKARVLKWFRGEYATKTEARQDLGVNIIITDDDWYDYLKLFASFLRQAGYAGMLVLIDELVNIFKVPNAITRQYNYEKILTMYNDTMQGRASHMGIILCTTPQALEDPRRGVYSYEALRSRLAEGRFAGGHKDLLSPVIRLQALTQEEMLVLVEKLADIHAGLYGYTRGISQEDLVTFIEIEYGRIGADEHITPREIIRDFIEVLDILYQNPKTDVRELLGSDAFIFAKNAVEEAPTAEQFAEFEV, encoded by the coding sequence ATGACAATACCCCGGCGTATCGCCCAGACCCTTGTCAATTCGCTGAAAGGCGGCGTTGTGCCCCGCGTGGGGCTGCCGTATGTGACGGTGGGCCGCAAGGAAGAGATTGAGGCACTCTTGCGCGATGTGGACATCATCGCCGAGGGCGGCGCCGCGTTCCGCTTCATTTGCGGCAAGTACGGGAGCGGCAAGAGCTTCTTGCTCCAGACCATCCGCAACCATGTGCTCGCCAAGAATTTCGTGGTGCTGGATGCCGACCTCTCGCCGGAGCGGCGCCTGCAGGGCACGCGCGGGCAGGGGCTCGCCACCTACAAGGAGCTCATCGCCAACATGTCCACCAAGACGCGGCCCGAGGGCGGCGCGCTCTCGCTGGTGCTCGACCGCTGGATAAACAATGTCCAGCAGGAAGCGGCCATGGAGGCCGGGCTCAGCGTCACCGACCCGGGCGTGGGGCCGCTGGTGGAAAAGAAGATCGCGTCCATCATGGCCTCGCTCAATGAAATGGTGCACGGTTTTGACTTCGCGCGGCTGCTGACCCTCTATTACCAGGCCCATATCAGCGGCGACGAGGTGACGAAGGCCCGGGTGCTGAAGTGGTTTCGCGGCGAATACGCCACCAAGACGGAGGCGCGCCAGGACCTCGGCGTGAACATCATCATCACCGATGACGACTGGTACGACTACCTGAAGCTCTTTGCCTCCTTCCTCAGGCAGGCCGGGTATGCGGGCATGCTGGTGCTCATCGACGAGCTCGTCAACATCTTCAAGGTGCCCAATGCCATCACGCGCCAATACAACTATGAAAAGATCCTGACCATGTACAACGATACCATGCAGGGCCGCGCGAGCCATATGGGCATCATCCTCTGCACCACGCCGCAGGCGCTGGAGGACCCCCGGCGCGGGGTCTACAGTTACGAGGCCCTGCGTTCCCGGCTGGCCGAGGGGCGCTTTGCCGGCGGCCACAAGGACCTGCTCTCCCCGGTCATCCGCCTGCAGGCGCTGACGCAGGAAGAAATGCTCGTCCTCGTGGAAAAGCTCGCCGACATCCATGCGGGCCTCTACGGCTACACGCGCGGCATCAGCCAGGAAGACCTCGTGACATTTATTGAAATCGAATACGGGCGCATCGGCGCCGACGAGCACATCACGCCGCGCGAGATCATCCGCGATTTCATCGAGGTGCTGGACATCCTCTACCAGAACCCGAAGACCGACGTGCGGGAACTTTTGGGCAGCGACGCCTTCATCTTTGCCAAGAATGCCGTGGAAGAAGCCCCGACGGCCGAGCAGTTCGCCGAATTTGAGGTGTAG
- a CDS encoding DEAD/DEAH box helicase, which translates to MGIFERYAPFVQDYIYRNRWENLRAIQVASANAIFNTDDNVLLSASTASGKTEAAFFPIITLFAENPPTSVGCLYIGPLKALINDQFMRLTDLCDQAGIPVWHWHGDVAQTHKSRLMKRPSGILQITPESLEALLLHKHAAIPKLFGDLRFVVIDEIHSLLRGDRGGQTLCLIERLGRLAGVNPRRIGLSATIGEPARTGELLSSGTGRRTIIPKIDAKGMKWRLSMEHFYMKEESSESEAADIDALPVLEEKTDTAPPSADPGLGYIFEHTAGKKCLVFSNSREECEAVTSTLRQYCELRNEPDRFLIHHGNLSSSYRETAEEVMKDDAQCMTTVTTSTLELGIDIGRLERAFQIDAPWTVSSFLQRMGRTGRRELPPEMWFVMREDEPDARALLPATIPWKLLQGIAIVQLYMEERWVEPPRLDRLPYSLLYHQTMATLASTGEMAPKNLAEKVLSLSYFHRVSQDDYKVLLKHLLKHEHLQKTEQGGLIIGLNGEKIINSYKFYGVFKENEEYTVRCETQELGTIVSPPPIGEKIAIAGHVWTVLDVDHKRHLVYCEQVKGKIPAYFGLCAGDLHTRIVQRMRGVLQEDGSYPYLMKNAVKRLETARIAARNGGMDVNPLVNLGGNMWCLTPWLGTYPFITLERILRLKCAESLGLRNLDTARPFYMQFNMDADENGFFEILKAELAKDIEPMELVYPNELPLFDKYDEFLPPELVCKGFAHGVLDVEKVRNTVARWG; encoded by the coding sequence ATGGGAATTTTTGAGCGCTACGCGCCGTTCGTGCAGGACTACATCTACAGGAACCGCTGGGAGAACCTGCGCGCCATCCAGGTGGCTTCCGCCAATGCCATTTTCAATACCGACGACAATGTGCTGCTTTCGGCCTCCACGGCCTCCGGCAAGACGGAAGCCGCGTTCTTCCCCATCATCACGCTGTTTGCCGAAAATCCTCCCACCTCCGTTGGCTGCCTCTATATCGGGCCGCTCAAGGCGCTGATAAACGACCAGTTCATGCGCCTGACGGACTTGTGCGACCAGGCCGGCATCCCGGTGTGGCACTGGCATGGCGATGTGGCCCAGACCCACAAAAGCCGGCTCATGAAGCGGCCTTCGGGCATCCTCCAGATCACCCCGGAATCCCTTGAAGCCCTCCTCCTGCACAAACATGCCGCCATCCCGAAACTATTTGGCGACCTGCGCTTCGTGGTCATCGACGAGATCCACTCCCTGCTGCGGGGCGACCGCGGCGGCCAGACCCTTTGCCTCATCGAAAGGCTGGGGCGTCTCGCCGGCGTCAACCCGCGGCGCATCGGCCTGTCCGCCACCATCGGCGAGCCGGCGCGGACGGGCGAGCTTTTGTCGTCCGGCACGGGAAGGCGCACCATCATCCCAAAAATCGATGCCAAGGGCATGAAATGGCGCCTGAGCATGGAACATTTTTACATGAAGGAGGAAAGTTCCGAGAGCGAAGCCGCCGATATCGACGCCCTGCCTGTGCTGGAGGAAAAGACGGATACCGCCCCGCCCAGCGCGGACCCGGGCCTCGGCTATATATTCGAGCATACCGCCGGGAAAAAGTGCCTCGTGTTTTCCAACTCGCGTGAGGAGTGCGAGGCCGTGACCTCCACCCTGCGCCAGTATTGCGAGCTGAGGAACGAGCCTGACCGCTTCCTCATCCATCATGGCAATCTTTCCTCCTCCTACCGCGAGACCGCCGAGGAGGTGATGAAGGACGACGCCCAGTGCATGACCACCGTCACCACATCCACGCTGGAGCTCGGCATCGACATCGGGCGGCTGGAACGGGCCTTCCAGATCGATGCCCCGTGGACAGTCTCCTCCTTCCTGCAGCGCATGGGGCGCACCGGGCGCCGGGAGCTGCCGCCGGAAATGTGGTTCGTCATGCGCGAGGACGAGCCGGACGCCCGCGCCCTGCTGCCCGCGACCATCCCGTGGAAATTGCTGCAGGGCATCGCCATCGTCCAGCTCTACATGGAAGAGCGCTGGGTTGAGCCCCCCCGGCTCGACAGGCTCCCCTACAGCCTGCTCTACCACCAGACCATGGCGACCTTGGCCTCCACCGGCGAAATGGCGCCCAAGAACCTGGCGGAAAAGGTGCTTTCGCTGAGCTATTTTCACCGCGTGAGCCAGGACGACTACAAAGTGCTGCTCAAGCACCTGCTGAAGCATGAGCACCTGCAAAAAACCGAGCAGGGCGGCCTCATCATCGGCCTCAACGGCGAGAAGATCATCAATTCCTACAAGTTTTACGGGGTATTCAAGGAAAATGAGGAATACACCGTGCGCTGCGAAACGCAGGAGCTGGGCACCATCGTCTCGCCGCCGCCCATCGGCGAAAAGATCGCCATCGCCGGCCATGTGTGGACGGTGCTCGATGTGGACCACAAGCGGCACCTCGTGTATTGCGAGCAGGTGAAGGGCAAGATCCCCGCGTATTTCGGCCTCTGCGCCGGCGACCTGCATACCCGCATCGTGCAGCGCATGCGCGGGGTGCTTCAGGAGGACGGCAGCTATCCCTATTTGATGAAAAACGCGGTGAAAAGGCTCGAAACCGCGCGCATAGCCGCCCGCAACGGCGGCATGGACGTGAACCCCCTCGTGAATCTCGGGGGCAACATGTGGTGCCTCACACCATGGCTCGGCACCTATCCCTTCATCACGCTGGAGCGCATCCTGCGCCTCAAGTGCGCCGAGAGCCTGGGCCTCAGGAACCTGGACACCGCCCGCCCCTTTTATATGCAGTTCAACATGGATGCCGATGAGAATGGCTTTTTTGAAATCCTGAAGGCGGAACTCGCCAAGGACATCGAGCCCATGGAACTCGTCTATCCCAACGAGTTGCCGCTGTTTGACAAATATGACGAATTCCTGCCGCCGGAGCTGGTGTGCAAGGGCTTTGCCCATGGCGTGCTGGATGTGGAAAAAGTGCGAAACACTGTGGCCCGCTGGGGCTGA
- a CDS encoding PTS sugar transporter subunit IIA: MPEQDSSPQVGIIIVSHGDYGSAILRTAEFILGPVSDCSSISVDAAHEVSETVRRLEDAAQRLDKGAGVIILTDMFGGTPANLALSLLGNHRVEVVTGVNMPMLLKVCTSRDTPLEELARQAGDAGMRGIVVAGDMLRNKNREKPESPGAAEEKA, translated from the coding sequence ATGCCAGAGCAAGACTCCTCCCCGCAGGTGGGGATCATCATCGTTTCACACGGGGATTACGGTTCGGCGATTTTGCGCACGGCGGAGTTCATCCTCGGGCCCGTCAGCGATTGCAGTTCCATCAGTGTTGATGCGGCACATGAAGTTTCCGAGACCGTACGCCGCCTTGAGGACGCCGCGCAAAGGCTGGACAAGGGCGCCGGGGTCATCATCCTCACCGACATGTTCGGCGGCACGCCCGCCAATCTCGCGCTCTCGCTGCTCGGCAACCACAGGGTTGAGGTGGTGACGGGCGTCAACATGCCCATGTTGCTCAAGGTCTGCACCTCGCGCGACACGCCACTGGAAGAGCTGGCCCGGCAGGCGGGCGACGCGGGCATGCGGGGCATCGTGGTGGCGGGCGACATGCTGCGCAACAAGAACCGGGAAAAGCCAGAAAGCCCGGGCGCAGCCGAGGAGAAGGCCTGA
- the rapZ gene encoding RNase adapter RapZ, producing the protein MPRSVPEDAAKATASAPAPGPSVPCGESPRVSIVTGLSGAGKSTALRVFEDLRYLAVDGLPASLAPEMAAMMQRDSMRHFKGIALGMDIRQGNFPEELHAALSELARMGIRPQLLFLEADDKTLMRRYAATRRPHPLEREGMGLEAALRAERERLEPLRGMADLVLDTSRFSIHDLRRAIQKRWSSESGSGRSLRVNIMSFGFKYGIPHEADMVFDLRFLPNPYFVEDLRPLSGKDKPVADYVFSSPEAREYGAKLLDLLLFLLPLMEGEGRYRVTIALGCTGGRHRSVAMAEHLAQGVRQAGYPVSLEHRHLELG; encoded by the coding sequence ATGCCCCGTTCCGTTCCTGAAGACGCGGCCAAGGCCACGGCCTCGGCGCCCGCACCGGGCCCCTCCGTACCCTGCGGGGAGAGCCCCCGGGTCAGCATCGTGACGGGCCTTTCCGGCGCCGGTAAAAGCACCGCCCTGCGCGTTTTTGAAGACCTGCGGTACCTTGCCGTGGACGGCCTCCCTGCCAGCCTGGCTCCGGAAATGGCGGCCATGATGCAACGCGACTCCATGCGGCATTTCAAGGGGATCGCCCTCGGCATGGACATCCGCCAGGGCAATTTTCCCGAAGAACTCCATGCCGCGCTTAGCGAGCTCGCGCGCATGGGCATCCGCCCGCAGTTGCTTTTTCTCGAGGCGGACGACAAGACGCTCATGCGCCGCTATGCAGCCACGCGCCGGCCGCATCCGCTGGAACGCGAGGGCATGGGGCTCGAGGCGGCGCTCCGTGCGGAACGCGAGCGCCTGGAGCCTCTGCGCGGCATGGCGGACCTCGTTCTCGACACCTCGCGCTTTTCCATCCACGACCTCAGGCGCGCCATCCAGAAGCGCTGGAGCAGCGAGTCCGGCTCGGGGCGCTCCCTGCGCGTCAACATCATGTCTTTCGGCTTCAAGTACGGCATCCCGCATGAAGCGGACATGGTCTTCGACCTCCGCTTCCTGCCCAATCCCTATTTTGTGGAAGACCTGCGCCCCCTGAGCGGCAAGGACAAGCCGGTGGCCGACTATGTTTTCTCCTCGCCGGAGGCAAGGGAGTACGGGGCCAAGCTGCTGGACCTGCTGCTCTTTCTCCTGCCGCTCATGGAGGGCGAGGGGCGCTACCGGGTGACCATCGCGCTTGGTTGCACCGGCGGCCGGCACCGTTCCGTCGCCATGGCGGAACACCTGGCGCAGGGTGTGCGCCAGGCGGGCTATCCCGTTTCGCTTGAGCACCGACATCTTGAACTCGGCTGA